A genomic stretch from Chitinophaga lutea includes:
- a CDS encoding barstar family protein, translated as MTTQPTTIDSRKCQTLDDFYATVAKVLAFPPHFGKNLDALSDCLCDLKSDSKIEITDFDFFLLEESDTTRNKVLDVLQDAASRNGLNVVVS; from the coding sequence ATGACCACCCAACCCACTACCATAGACAGCCGCAAATGCCAGACGCTCGACGACTTCTACGCCACCGTCGCCAAAGTCCTCGCATTCCCCCCGCACTTCGGTAAAAACCTCGACGCGCTCTCCGATTGCCTCTGCGATCTGAAAAGCGACAGCAAAATCGAAATCACCGATTTCGACTTTTTCCTCCTCGAGGAATCGGACACCACCCGCAACAAAGTGCTCGATGTATTGCAGGATGCGGCTTCGCGTAACGGCCTCA